From a single Aspergillus puulaauensis MK2 DNA, chromosome 2, nearly complete sequence genomic region:
- a CDS encoding NAD(P)/FAD-dependent oxidoreductase (COG:E;~EggNog:ENOG410PJ6Z;~InterPro:IPR006076,IPR036188;~PFAM:PF01266;~go_function: GO:0016491 - oxidoreductase activity [Evidence IEA];~go_process: GO:0055114 - oxidation-reduction process [Evidence IEA]) produces MAHKTSLPPFLPVENPTLPFWRTELHHLDELRTTSELPKKSDIVIIGAGYTGISLAYHLYKELSHSDQPHPAITVLEARQICSGATGRNGGHLRPDLYWNIPKYIERYGIEAAAEVANFEIAHIRAIKSLIAEEDIDCELNLTRCLNVYLNEADGEKARQTYEALVAQGLEYTSDIHYTSQKFAESISGVKGAKACLSSTTGSLWPYKLILGLLSKIISSPLINIQTSTPVTSVTTQDGDKIVHTPRGTITASKVVYATNAYTSGLLPQYSANIIPCRGICCHITVPDGKEPPFSPYSYVIRSPEATGQSYMITRPDGSIIVGGAQYTFVEDRKQWYNVIDDSALIEPAKNYYDDFMQRTFKGWDDSGAYVKEIWTGIMGYAYDIAPHVGEIPENPGQYICAGYDGHGMPVIFLATKGLADMILKGQSFEDTNIPRVFKTTSERLEKAANGPEGGDIFA; encoded by the exons ATGGCTCATAAAACCTCGTTGCCGCCTTTCTTACCAGTCGAAAACCCCACACTGCCCTTCTGGCGCACCGAGCTCCATCATCTTGATGAACTCCGAACCACCTCAGAACTACCCAAGAAAAGCGATATTGTGATCATCGGGGCAGGATACACTGGAATAAGTCTCGCATATCACCTGTATAAAGAGCTTTCCCACTCCGATCAACCCCACCCCGCAATTACCGTTCTCGAAGCGAGACAGATATGCTCGGGAGCTACTGGTCGTAACG GTGGCCATTTACGCCCAGACCTATACTGGAATATCCCAAAGTATATCGAAAGATACGGAATCGAAGCGGCGGCCGAAGTCGCAAACTTTGAGATTGCCCACATACGCGCCATTAAAAGTCTCATAGccgaagaggatatcgactgCGAATTGAACTTGACGCGGTGTTTGAACGTTTATTTGAACGAGGCTGATGGCGAAAAAGCAAGGCAAACTTATGAAGCGCTTGTTGCTCAAGGGCTTGAATACACCTCTGACATCCATTATACTTCCCAAAAGTTTGCGGAATCT ATTTCCGGTGTCAAGGGTGCCAAAGCGTGTCTATCCTCCACAACGGGTTCTCTATGGCCTTATAAACTAATACTAGGTCTTCTTTCCAAGATAATAAGCTCGCCGCTGATCAATATCCAAACATCGACACCAGTCACTTCGGTGACGACCCAAGATGGCGACAAAATTGTTCACACACCGCGTGGAACCATTACCGCATCGAAGGTGGTGTACGCAACCAACGCATATACCTCAGGGCTACTACCCCAGTACTCTGCGAATATCATACCGTGCCGAGGAATTTGCTGCCACATAACGGTTCCGGATGGAAAGGAACCCCCGTTTTCACCATACTCGTACGTTATCAGATCGCCTGAAGCGACTGGGCAGAGTTACATGATTACCCGGCCGGATGGAAGTATTATCGTCGGTGGTGCACAATACACCTTCGTCGAGGATAGGAAACAATGGTATAACGTTATCGATGATAGCGCTCTTATTGAGCCTGCGAAGAACTACTACGATGATTTCATGCAGCGTACTTTTAAAGGATGGGATGATAGTGGCGCATATGTTAAGGAGATTTGGACTGGTA TCATGGGTTATGCATACGATATCGCGCCTCACGTTGGTGAGATTCCTGAAAATCCTGGGCAATATATATGCGCCGGGTATGATGGGCATGGCATGCCAGTGATTTTCCTTGCCACGAAGGGACTCGCAGATATGATCCTAAAGGGACAGAGTTTCGAAGACACAAATATACCTCGAGTCTTCAAAACAACTTCTGAAAGGCTTGAGAAAGCGGCCAATGGACCGGAAGGGGGAGACATTTTTGCATAG
- a CDS encoding SAP domain protein (COG:S;~EggNog:ENOG410PP6Z;~InterPro:IPR034257,IPR003034,IPR032552,IPR036361;~PFAM:PF02037) has product MTDYSSWKVTDLKAELKRRGIPQTGLRVKQQIIDRLVEEDNKTQAGGADEATTAPESEPQEKAQPVEPEAPTAAEKTDSVNDAPVQETAPAAPEAAEEVKTADEKQAEEPPAQPDDSAAPSQPSQAEEPPTEAQEPQAADTQTKVGGEEAEAEAAVKPVERAPGNVAEVEPQDEAKPPEAENAAPGAQTSEVNTALSTPLPTEELIEDVRKRKRRSQSPAPSLNEIARKKAKALGHDEPQALSEEKDTTSAKSTDGAAEPSQTHDETQAKKGTPQKHDMRFKGLFSSTGREQTRQSPPPVDTEMEDVTVEPALHAATSALYIDGLMRPLQPAALKNHLLSVATPAGRSPNPDLIADFYLDSIKTHCFTRFVDVSTASRARNALHGTVWPNEKNRKGLFVDFIPEHKVQGWIQTEEEVRGGRGPPPRWEVKYDKRGDEVEAVLEQVDPKNAGTHAPRGAEPKEFSHPPPRGPRADMQPTDRRPSGPSQPSGSSQPGQGFKPLDELFKSTTAKPKLYYLPVPREVADRRLDRFDDLIRKGSFPRRGGDETRKFTFEDDDRFVDSGPEFAGRGRGPRGRGRGRGGGMFDSRRGGRMDRY; this is encoded by the coding sequence ATGACCGATTATTCGTCATGGAAGGTGACTGATCTGAAGGCGGAGCTGAAGCGACGCGGTATTCCCCAGACTGGATTGCGAGTGAAACAACAGATTATCGATAggctggtggaagaagacaaTAAAACGCAAGCTGGAGGTGCAGATGAAGCTACTACAGCTCCTGAGTCGGAGCCACAGGAAAAGGCGCAACCTGTGGAGCCCGAGGCCCCTACCGCCGCTGAGAAGACGGACAGTGTTAATGACGCGCCAGTACAAGAGACCGCACCGGCTGCCCCCGAAGCCGCGGAGGAGGTAAAAACAGCGGACGAAAAACAGGCTGAAGAGCCTCCAGCACAGCCCGACGATTCGGCCGCACCCTCGCAACCTTCGCAAGCGGAAGAACCTCCGACAGAAGCGCAGGAACCTCAAGCCGCGGATACACAGACTAAGgttggcggagaggaagctgaagccgaGGCTGCCGTCAAACCAGTTGAGCGGGCTCCTGGAAATGTAGCCGAAGTAGAGCCTCAGGACGAGGCGAAACCCCCTGAGGCCGAAAACGCCGCGCCCGGCGCTCAGACATCAGAAGTGAACACAGCGCTGTCAACGCCACTCCCTACAGAAGAGCTTATCGAGGATGttcggaagaggaagcgGCGCAGTCAAAGCCCTGCCCCCAGCCTTAACGAAATTGCAAGGAAGAAGGCCAAAGCTCTAGGTCATGATGAACCTCAAGCATTGtcggaagagaaagacaCAACAAGCGCGAAGAGCACCGATGGGGCTGCCGAACCTTCACAGACCCATGATGAAACCCAGGCTAAAAAGGGCACACCTCAGAAGCATGACATGCGTTTCAAAGGTTTATTCTCATCTACTGGGCGTGAACAGACTAGACAATCCCCGCCGCCAGTCGAcacggagatggaggatgttACAGTCGAGCCGGCCTTACATGCTGCGACCTCTGCATTATACATAGACGGTCTTATGCGCCCTCTTCAACCTGCGGCCCTCAAGAATCATTTGCTCTCCGTTGCAACTCCGGCCGGAAGATCTCCCAATCCCGATCTGATAGCTGATTTCTATCTGGACTCGATTAAAACACATTGCTTTACCAGATTTGTCGACGTCTCGACAGCATCCCGTGCTCGCAACGCTCTCCACGGTACAGTATGGCCCaacgagaagaacagaaaaGGGTTGTTCGTCGATTTTATCCCCGAGCACAAAGTGCAGGGCTGGATCCAAACGGAAGAGGAAGTTCGCGGAGGCCGTGGTCCTCCTCCACGCTGGGAAGTTAAATATGATAAGAGAGGCGACGAAGTTGAAGCGGTGCTGGAGCAAGTTGATCCGAAGAACGCTGGGACTCATGCTCCACGTGGCGCAGAACCAAAAGAATTCtcacaccctcctcctcgtgGGCCCCGAGCAGATATGCAACCGACGGATAGGCGGCCCAGTGGCCCATCACAACCCAGTGGGAGTTCTCAGCCTGGGCAAGGGTTCAAGCCACTCGATGAACTTTTCAAGTCAACTACTGCGAAACCCAAGCTTTACTACCTTCCAGTACCCCGGGAAGTCGCAGATCGACGCCTAGATAGGTTTGACGATCTGATACGGAAAGGGTCTTTCCCGCGACGAGGCGGAGACGAGACGCGGAAATTCACATTTGAAGACGACGACCGGTTTGTCGATTCAGGACCGGAATTTGCCGGCCGTGGAAGAGGTCCgcggggaagaggacgagggcgcgGTGGAGGCATGTTTGATTCACGAAGAGGAGGTCGCATGGATCGATATTGA
- a CDS encoding isocitrate lyase/PEP mutase family protein (COG:G;~EggNog:ENOG410PUT8;~InterPro:IPR039556,IPR015813,IPR040442;~PFAM:PF13714;~go_function: GO:0003824 - catalytic activity [Evidence IEA]), with the protein MSINIRQNELAIRFRNLHVPGQPLVLTNVYDAATSSFIANHPATAAIATASFAIAASQGIADSELTLSQNIQSVRSIAASLTVDGLPKLPLSVDVQDGYDVAETIKEVIKLGAVGCNIEDLNNSTNQVRPLPEAINRIELALRTARDLGVPEFVINARTDIIASGGSIEDAIERGKAFLKAGACTVFVWGGPGGRGVSREEIEKLVSALDGKINVKLVLKDGYLTIPELKQLGVARVSMGPELYKAAMRAFEQTANELLNL; encoded by the coding sequence ATGTCTATCAATATTCGACAGAATGAACTTGCAATTCGCTTTCGAAACCTCCATGTTCCTGGTCAGCCATTAGTACTGACGAATGTATATGACGCAGCGACGTCCTCGTTCATTGCAAATCACCCTGCCACTGCTGCCATCGCAACTGCGAGCTTCGCTATCGCCGCCTCTCAAGGCATCGCAGATAGCGAGTTAACTCTCTCTCAGAACATCCAGAGTGTACGCTCGATTGCGGCTAGTTTAACAGTGGATGGGCTTCCCAAATTACCTCTGTCCGTGGATGTTCAAGATGGTTACGATGTCGCGGAGACCATCAAGGAGGTCATCAAATTGGGAGCTGTGGGATGCAATATCGAGGATTTAAATAACAGCACCAATCAAGTGAGGCCTCTTCCAGAAGCTATAAACCGGATAGAGCTTGCTCTTCGGACAGCTCGTGATCTAGGAGTGCCAGAATTCGTTATCAACGCACGCACAGACATTATTGCGAGCGGTGGGTCGATTGAAGATGCGATAGAGAGAGGCAAGGCTTTCCTGAAAGCCGGTGCCTGCACCGTCTTTGTATGGGGAGGCCCTGGAGGTAGGGGTGTGTCAAGAGAAGAAATTGAGAAACTTGTTTCCGCTTTGGATGGGAAGATAAACGTCAAACTTGTTCTCAAAGACGGTTATCTTACAATTCCAGAATTAAAGCAGCTTGGTGTTGCCAGGGTTAGCATGGGCCCGGAGTTGTACAAAGCAGCGATGCGGGCGTTTGAGCAAACGGCAAACGAGCTGCTGAATCTCTGA
- a CDS encoding cytochrome P450 (COG:Q;~EggNog:ENOG410PM8R;~InterPro:IPR001128,IPR002401,IPR036396;~PFAM:PF00067;~TransMembrane:1 (i9-33o);~go_function: GO:0005506 - iron ion binding [Evidence IEA];~go_function: GO:0016705 - oxidoreductase activity, acting on paired donors, with incorporation or reduction of molecular oxygen [Evidence IEA];~go_function: GO:0020037 - heme binding [Evidence IEA];~go_process: GO:0055114 - oxidation-reduction process [Evidence IEA]): MGLPLGNDLWILLVSLVVAIVTSLVVALAPYTWASLRPKNFPPGPKPLPLIGNLNLIPPSKAFLLFHQWTEKYGPIIGLKFGPTNVVVLNDWRDVQELLEKRGHIYSSRPDNYIANELICKNHTHILFAPYGDCWKALRKAAQGLFTSRELAGVLPIQEAEATQTAFDLTRSPDRYYEHIQRYTTAVILASVFGQRGVDFNSPNVQALYNVQSRFTALLEPGAAPPVDGITFLRHIPEFLAPWKRRAKEIRRDQRALYFRLYNAAKERMAKGIRTGCFMEKLIDDQVKNGLNDEHTTYLGGILMEAGSDTTSSTLLSFLLAVLENPGALKRAQEDVDRVVGTERSPTMSDLENLPYIKACMHEILRWRPVAAGGIPHMLTQTDTYKDYIFPAGTIFFANTWAIHHDETEYSNPTIFNSDRWLDGNKYGTKDNNSTLDSTAQRKTSYGWGAGRRICSGQKMAEASLKINIAKLVWAFDFERVKGEEKVDISVDTGYEGGFLVCPKKFPIRITPRSEGRAAVIEREFEGLKGFYEKLAA, translated from the exons ATGGGTCTCCCACTGGGCAACGATCTCTGGATCCTGCTTGTCTCGTTAGTTGTGGCCATTGTCACATCGTTGGTCGTAGCACTTGCTCCGTATACCTGGGCCAGCTTGCGACCGAAGAACTTCCCTCCAGGACCAAAGCCACTGCCTTTGATAGGAAATCTGAATCTGATTCCTCCGTCGAAAGCATTTTTACT TTTCCACCAATGGACAGAGAAGTACGGTCCCATCATCGGACTCAAATTCGGCCCAACAAATGTGGTGGTCCTTAATGACTGGAGAGACGTTCAAGA ACTCCTCGAGAAACGCGGCCACATCTACTCCTCCCGCCCAGATAACTACATCGCCAACGAGCTCATCTGCAAAAACCACACCCATATCCTCTTCGCCCCCTACGGCGACTGCTGGAAAGCCCTGCGTAAAGCGGCCCAGGGCCTCTTCACCTCGCGCGAACTCGCCGGCgtcctccccatccaagaagccgaagccacccAGACGGCATTTGACCTAACCCGTTCCCCAGACCGGTACTATGAACACATTCAGCGATACACAACAGCTGTTATACTCGCCTCAGTCTTTGGTCAACGCGGCGTAGACTTCAATTCACCGAACGTACAGGCTCTCTACAACGTCCAGAGTCGATTCACTGCACTCCTGGAACCGGGCGCCGCGCCGCCAGTCGACGGGATCACGTTCCTGCGGCATATCCCCGAGTTCCTGGCGCCGTGGAAGCGCAGGGCGAAGGAGATTCGACGGGATCAGCGTGCGTTGTATTTTCGGCTTTATAATGCGGCAAAGGAGCGGATGGCTAAGGGGATCAGGACAGGGTGCTTTATGGAGAAGCTCATTGATGATCAAGTAAAGAACGGATTAAACGATGAGCATACAACCTATCTTGGTGGGATTCTCATGGAGGCGGGCTCTGATACAACTTCGTCGACGCTTCTGTCGTTCCTGCTGGCTGTGCTTGAAAATCCGGGTGCGTTGAAGCGCGCTCAAGAAGATGTCGATCGGGTTGTTGGGACAGAGCGGTCCCCTACCATGAGTGACTTGGAAAATCTGCCGTATATTAAGGCTTGTATGCATGAG ATCCTTCGCTGGAGACCTGTCGCAGCTGGTGGAATCCCACACATGCTCACCCAAACAGACACATATAAGGACTACATTTTCCCTGCAGGCACAATATTCTTTGCAAACACCTGGGCAATCCACCATGACGAGACCGAGTACTCCAATCCCACCATTTTCAACTCGGACCGCTGGCTCGACGGGAACAAATACGGCACAaaagacaacaacagcacgCTTGACTCGACCGCACAGCGCAAAACGTCCTATGGCTGGGGTGCAGGGCGGCGGATCTGCTCAGGTCAGAAAATGGCCGAGGCCTCGTTAAAGATCAATATTGCGAAGCTGGTCTGGGCGTTTGATTTTGAGCGGGTGAAAGGTGAGGAGAAGGTTGATATTTCCGTGGATACCGGGTATGAGGGCGGGTTTCTGGTTTGTCCGAAGAAATTTCCGATCAGGATTACACCCAGGAGTGAGGGGCGTGCGGCTGTTATAGAGAGGGAGTTtgaggggttgaaggggttTTATGAGAAGTTGGCTGCGTAG
- a CDS encoding uncharacterized protein (COG:S;~EggNog:ENOG410Q2UR) codes for MDALVPKKTSLKRRASLSLLFGSQKPPTFAAPLDDKPTQYYHFVDTPSPPNSHSHLISRQYIPRELESEIRYACSLLAHRIEHGVPSRGNNPVTRRAVRTGSVGNIRTNAQLPSKYPSSKFGPEGAVATGYDSGVGLTQQPSMQTMRVLNSRSGDVSDSGETRSMSVFSNSNTRTGTSCSNTSVINSTELSCSQSSSHSPRLNEPQSMTGTIIAGYPRQQKNATNAFLTDSSPCEPLAFKGSIPENTEVFLNPASATMNLSSETLTTDTSPSLGLSRHNESTQRPTTSVTASESDTNRPQSRNIIIDSTGQARLLTPDEESQRNKDLQQAVMERMTTGMRRYNPTNEPSRRPCRPNTAGNNISSAHRYPEPQSRPQTSASKFSFSWTNFKSDFDGLKQKDQSKKGMSRSCSRLREGVPLIGKLTGFFTRERSGLGAR; via the exons ATGGATGCCCTTGTTCCCAAGAAAACCTCGCTGAAGAGGCGTGCGTCGCTGTCTCTCCTGTTTGGGTCACAG AAACCACCGACCTTCGCAGCACCCCTCGACGACAAACCTACCCAATACTACCATTTCGTTGACACACCGAGCCCTCCTAATTCTCATTCGCATTTAATTAGCCGTCAATATATCCCGCGGGAGTTGGAGTCAGAAATTAGATATGCCTGTTCCTTGCTTGCGCATCGAATCGAACATGGTGTCCCATCTCGGGGTAACAACCCAGTCACCCGTCGCGCAGTTCGCACAGGATCAGTGGGAAATATTAGAACCAACGCGCAACTGCCATCGAAGTATCCTTCGTCTAAGTTCGGGCCGGAAGGAGCCGTGGCAACTGGATATGACTCCGGTGTGGGACTCACCCAACAACCGAGCATGCAGACCATGAGAGTTCTGAACTCTCGCTCTGGCGATGTGTCAGACTCTGGAGAGACAAGATCCATGTCGGTATTCAGTAACAGTAACACCAGAACCGGCACTTCCTGTTCCAACACCAGCGTCATCAACTCTACGGAGCTGTCATGCAGCCAGTCTTCGTCTCACAGCCCCAGGCTGAACGAACCGCAGTCAATGACAGGCACGATCATAGCAGGATACCCGCGGCAACAGAAAAATGCCACAAATGCTTTCCTGACCGATTCATCACCCTGCGAACCACTAGCGTTCAAGGGGAGTATCCCCGAAAACACCGAAGtcttcctcaacccagcAAGCGCCACCATGAATCTATCCTCCGAAACCTTAACAACCGACACCTCTCCAAGCCTAGGGTTATCCAGACATAATGAGTCCACTCAACGACCCACGACTTCTGTAACCGCATCCGAATCAGACACGAATCGGCCCCAAAGCCGCAACATCATAATTGACAGCACCGGGCAGGCTCGTCTCCTCACCCCCGACGAGGAATCCCAGCGTAATAAAGATCTCCAACAAGCCGTGATGGAACGGATGACCACTGGAATGAGGCGATATAACCCAACCAACGAACCTTCAAGGCGGCCGTGTAGACCAAATACGGCTGGCAACAATATCAGCAGTGCTCATCGCTATCCGGAACCGCAGTCACGGCCGCAGACTAGCGCTTCAAAGTTCAGTTTTTCATGGACGAATTTTAAATCTGATTTTGATGGGTTGAAGCAGAAGGATCAAAGTAAGAAGGGGATGTCTCGCTCATGCTCTAGATTGAGGGAGGGGGTTCCGTTGATTGGGAAGCTGACTGGCTTCTTTACGCGGGAGCGGAGTGGTTTAGGGGCTCGGTAG
- the met2 gene encoding homoserine O-acetyltransferase (COG:E;~EggNog:ENOG410PF9D;~InterPro:IPR000073,IPR008220,IPR029058;~MEROPS:MER0044357;~PFAM:PF00561;~go_function: GO:0016747 - transferase activity, transferring acyl groups other than amino-acyl groups [Evidence IEA];~go_process: GO:0009058 - biosynthetic process [Evidence IEA]), with product MTTDSSTPRFQRVESQAENPFSALITDQSFVIIPSFTLESGVTLHNVPVSYTSRGKLSPEGDNALVICHALSGSADVADWWGPLLGGPGQAFDISRFFVICLNSLGSPYGSASAVTYKDGNPENGLYGPEFPLTTVRDDVRLHKLVLDDLGVKQIAAVVGGSMGGMLTLEYAFFGKDYVRAIVPIATSARHSAWCISWGEAQRQSIYSDPKYENGYYPFDDPPAAGLGAARMSALLTYRSRNSFESRFGRNVPDPSKRQNINGTERVPTPPNEHWAIHNDGHKGNWSPNGRNSPAPEKAEVQYMDPQFSGTKTFSKTVNNTNGNTQKRPATYFSAQSYLRYQGDKFVKRFDANCYIAITRKLDTHDVSRDRVSAASENPVIEALSQIQQPVLVLGIESDGLFTFEEQKEIAEGIPDSRLKRIESPEGHDAFLLQFEQVNRYILDFFREVLPDLMSKSPADGAAIDGVGKLTKNSTFGEAEVDDITAW from the exons ATGACCACAGACTCTTCCACCCCGCGCTTCC AGAGAGTCGAATCCCAAGCTGAGAACCCATTCTCTGCCCTAATTACGGATCAATCATTCGTCATTAtcccctccttcaccttaGAATCCGGCGTGACCCTTCACAATGTCCCGGTGTCTTATACGTCTCGCGGAAAGCTATCACCTGAAGGTGATAATGCCCTCGTCATCTGCCATGCTCTGAGTGGTAGCGCCGATGTGGCTGACTGGTGGGGACCGCTACTTGGTGGCCCGGGCCAAGCCTTCGATATCTCGCGTTTCTTCGTGATCTGCCTCAACAGCCTTGGAAGTCCTTACGGAAGCGCAAGCGCGGTGACATATAAGGATGGGAACCCGGAGAATGGGCTTTATGGGCCCGAGTTCCCTCTTACGACAGTCCGTGATGACGTGAG GCTTCACAAGCTGGTCCTTGATGATCTTGGTGTTAAACAAATTGCAGCGGTAGTCGGTGGCTCTATGGGTGGAATGCTTACCCTTGAGTATGCCTTCTTCGGGAAGGATTATGTTCGTGCCATCGTTCCTATCGCTACTTCGGCCCGCCACTCCGCATGGTGCATCAGCTGGGGAGAGGCCCAGCGTCAGAGCATCTACAGCGACCCCAAGTACGAAAACGGATATTATCCGTTTGACGACccccctgctgctggtctcGGCGCTGCCCGGATGTCGGCCCTTCTGACCTACCGGAGCCGTAACTCGTTTGAGTCTCGGTTCGGCAGAAATGTCCCAGACCCGTCCAAGCGCCAAAACATCAATGGCACAGAAAGGGTGCCTACGCCCCCGAACGAGCATTGGGCTATCCACAATGATGGCCACAAGGGTAACTGGAGTCCGAATGGCCGTAATTCTCCTGCCCCCGAAAAAGCCGAGGTGCAGTACATGGACCCGCAATTTTCTGGTACAAAGACTTTCAGCAAAActgtcaacaacaccaatggAAACACCCAGAAGCGACCCGCAACCTACTTTTCTGCCCAGTCCTACCTCCGTTACCAAGGAGACAAGTTCGTGAAACGGTTCGACGCCAACTGTTACATCGCCATCACTCGTAAGCTTGACACACATGACGTCTCCCGCGACAGGGTTAGCGCAGCCTCCGAGAATCCTGTTATCGAGGCGCTTTCGCAGATCCAACAGCCTGTGCTTGTTCTCGGAATTGAGAGCGATGGTCTGTTCACTTTTGAGGAACAGAAGGAAATTGCCGAGGGAATTCCCGACTCGAGGCTTAAGCGCATTGAGAGCCCCGAGGGTCACGATGCCTTCCTGCTCCAGTTTGAGCAGGTAAACCGATACATCCTGGACTTCTTCCGTGAAGTCCTGCCCGACCTCATGTCCAAGTCTCCCGCCGATGGTGCCGCAATTGACGGTGTTGGTAAGCTAACCAAGAACAGCACTTTCGGAGAAGCGGAGGTAGATGATATTACCGCTTGGTAA
- a CDS encoding OSTA/TMEM184 family protein (COG:T;~EggNog:ENOG410PM3Y;~InterPro:IPR005178;~PFAM:PF03619;~TransMembrane:7 (o27-49i69-88o100-118i159-185o205-227i239-263o283-303i)): MGWPVCNTTLEDETIHEIDLWDGGLTFHELCVILVGVFALIAGFVAFYLIMRHATHYSKPTEQRHTIRILLMIPIYALVSWLSTFYYKHAVYYSVLGDCYEAFTISAFFALMCSYIAPDLHSQKDYFRAIQPKNWVWPITWLQKIPGGKKGIWRVPRSGLTWFNVVWVGVFQYCFLRVLMTIVAVATQKADLYCESSLNPAFAHIWVLAIECIAVTIAMYCLIQFYIQIKDEISEHSPFLKILSIKLVIFLSFWQTIVISFLFSSGAIKASKKIAAPDLKVVLAHLIISIEMAFFAILHLWSFPWKPYATGFQTDEITDMYGNGKSTYQGGRWGLRALLDALNPIDLVRAVGRSMRWLFVGRKNRTLDPSYQPTNEAIRLNPTDAETHPADTSYGGAGAAMTGGASSRYGKQQDEEGEVLLSHAQPNPSTTDMGTAPPPYDEDRDQYHFVNRSDEHLADSNVHPHSGSMSPFEEMHYSSGPSRSPSDSDSGPYHNTAGNPTTTSRFPTTSTELQEQPPIPLPDSYQPPHTRYDYDSRGRRY, encoded by the exons ATGGGCTGGCCGGTGTGCAATACCACACTGGAAGACGAGACCA TCCATGAGATCGACTTATGGGATGGCGGTCTTACCTTCCACGAGCTTTGCGTTATACTTGTCGGCGTTTTCGCGCTCATTGCTGGGTTTGTCGCCTTTTACCTGATCATGCGACATGCGACCCATTACAGCAAACCCACTGAACAACGACA TACTATTCGGATTCTTTTGATGATACCTATTTACGCTCTCGTCTCCTGGCTCAGCACCTTCTATTACAAACATGCCGTTTACTACAGCGTCCTGGGCGACTGCTACGAAGCATTCACGATCTCCGCCTTCTTTGCGTTGATGTGTAGTTATATTGCCCCCGACTTGCATAGCCAGAAGGATTACTTTCGCGCAATACAACCGAAAAACTGGGTCTGGCCTATAACCTGGCTGCAGAAGATTCCCGGCGGGAAGAAAGGTATTTGGAGGGTGCCGCGGAGCGGCCTGACATGGTTCAAT GTTGTCTGGGTTGGAGTCTTTCAATATTGCTTTTTGCGCGTATTGATGACCATTGTCGCAGTGGCTACACAAAAGGCCGACCTGTATTGCGAATCGTCTCTTAACCCGGCATTCGCCCATATCTGG GTCCTAGCCATCGAGTGTATTGCGGTCACTATTGCGATGTACTGCCTGATACAATTTTATATCCAGATCAAGGATGAAATTAGCGAGCACTCTCCGTTCTTGAAGATCCTGTCAATAAAGCTCGTTATTTTCTTGTCATTCTGGCAAACG ATTGTAATATCCTTTCTGTTTTCTTCCGGTGCTATCAAAGCCTCGAAAAAGATTGCTGCGCCTGACCTTAAGGTCGTTCTTGCGCACCTCATTATCAGCATTGAAATGGCGTTCTTCGCCATATTACACCTCTGGTCATTTCCATGGAAACCATATGCCACCGGGTTTCAAACCGATGAAATCACCGACATGTACGGAAATGGTAAAAGTACTTACCAAGGCGGACGCTGGGGACTTCGCGCACTTCTTGATGCCCTCAACCCAATCGATCTCGTCAGGGCCGTTGGACGCAGCATGCGTTGGTTATTTGTTGGTCGAAAGAACCGAACACTTGACCCAAGTTACCAGCCTACGAACGAAGCCATCCGCCTCAATCCAACAGACGCCGAGACGCATCCAGCCGACACAAGCTATGgaggtgctggtgctgctatGACAGGCGGTGCTTCAAGTCGTTACGGGAAACAAcaagatgaagaaggcgaagtcCTACTGTCCCATGCCCAGCCAAACCCGTCAACCACAGATATGGGAACAGCCCCTCCACCATACGACGAGGACCGGGATCAGTACCACTTCGTCAACAGGTCCGATGAGCATCTTGCAGATTCCAATGTTCATCCACACTCGGGGTCAATGTCACCATTTGAGGAGATGCATTACTCCTCTGGACCGTCTAGGTCCCCGTCGGATTCAGATAGTGGGCCTTACCACAATACCGCCGGGAACCCAACTACTACTAGTCGCTTCCCGACAACATCAACCGAACTCCAGGAGCAGCCACCCATTCCACTACCAGATTCCTATCAACCCCCACATACCCGATATGATTACGATTCCCGGGGACGGCGATACTAG